A region from the Zonotrichia albicollis isolate bZonAlb1 chromosome 17, bZonAlb1.hap1, whole genome shotgun sequence genome encodes:
- the ARFGEF2 gene encoding brefeldin A-inhibited guanine nucleotide-exchange protein 2 isoform X3, whose translation MQPPAHEQDARTKSMFVSRALEKILAEKEAKRPPHGQLRRACQVALDEIKNELEKQREGTAAPPKANFIEADKYFLPFELACQSKSPRIVSTSLDCLQKLIAYGHITGNAPDSGAPGKRLIDRIVETICNCFQGPQTDEGVQLQIIKALLTAVTSPYIEIHEGTILQTVRTCYNIYLASKNLINQTTAKATLTQMLNVIFTRMENQALQESREAERTQKPQSPAVAGPRSPRPGQQQHSSWGGRAGTAGTALANGEPSDGEPGPAEPGPAEPGRGQLQQAPTMLAAEETIDGGKEMVQGILEDVVDSAVKVAEEKQVAEPAEALPALETADTLLSGSSNENVQTNGIPDDGQSVSSADNLETDVSGHQAAARFSHVLQKDAFLVFRSLCKLSMKPLGEGPPDPKSHELRSKVVSLQLLLSVLQNAGLVFRTHEMFINAIKQYLCVALSKNGVSSVPDVFELSLAIFLTLLSNFKTHLKMQIEVFFKEIFLNILETSSSSFEHKWMVIQTLTRICADAQCVVDIYVNYDCDLNAANIFERLVNDLSKIAQGRSGHELGMTPLQELSLRKKGLECLVSILKCMVEWSKDLYVNPNHQTSLGSYKPSEQEMAEGKCLDTGGRRSSVSSLDSTVSSGVGSVGTQTAVPDDPEQFEVIKQQKEIIEHGIELFNKKPKRGIQYLQEQGMLGTTTEDLAQFLHQEERLCSTQVGEFLGESSKFNKEVMYAYVDQLDFCGKDFVSALRIFLEGFRLPGEAQKIDRLMEKFAARYIECNQRQTLFASADTAYVLAYSIIMLTTDLHSPQVKNKMTKEQYIKMNRGINDSKDLPEEYLSTIYEEIEGKKIAMKETKEYAIATKCSKPSVANEKQRRLLYNLEMEQMAKTAKALMEAVSHAKAPFTSATHLDHVRPMFKLVWTPLLAAYSVGLQNCDDPEVASLCLEGIRCAIRIACIFGMQLERDAYVQALARFSLLTASSSITEMKQKNIDTIKTLITVAHTDGNYLGNSWHEILKCISQLELAQLIGTGVKTRYLSGSGREKEGSIKSYASAGEEFMSLGFGNLVGSGADKRHMASIQESVGETSSQSVVVAVDRIFTGSTRLDGNAIVDFVRWLCAVSMDELASPHHPRMFSLQKIVEISYYNMNRIRLQWSRIWHVIGDHFNKVGCNPNEDVAIFAVDSLRQLSMKFLEKGELANFRFQKDFLRPFEHIMKKNRSPTIRDMVIRCIAQMVNSQAGNIRSGWKNIFAVFHQAASDHDGNIVELAFQTTAHIVTNIFQQHFPAAIDSFQDAVKCLSEFACNVAFPDTSMEAIRLIRYCAKYVSERPQVLREYTSDDMNVAPGDRVWVRGWFPILFELSCIINRCKLDVRTRGLTVMFEIMKSYGHTFEKHWWQDLFRIVFRIFDNMKLPEQQTEKSEWMTTTCNHALYAICDVFTQFYEALHEILLPDILAQLHWCVKQDNEQLARSGTNCLENLVILNGQKFSPEVWGQTCNCMLEIFKTTIPHVLLTWKPVGMEEDSSEKHLDLDLDHQSLSSMDKNASERGQSQYSNPTDESWKGGPYTNQKLFAGLLIKCVVQLELIQTIDNIVFYPATSKKEDAEHMAAAQRDTLDAVIHIDTEDQGMYKYMSSHHLFKLLDCLQESHSFSKAFNSNYEQRTVLWRAGFKGKSKPNLLKQETSSLACCLRILFRMYVDESRREAWDAVQRRLLSVCSEALAYFITVNSESHREAWTNLLLLLLTKTLKISDDKGARFRVLPVPV comes from the exons atgaaataaaaaatgagcTGGAAAAGCAAAG AGAAGGCACTGCTGCTCCACCAAAAGCAAATTTCATTGAAGCAGATAAATATTTCCTTCCATTTGAGCTGGCCTGCCAGTCAAAGTCTCCACGCATTGTCAGTACTTCCCTGGATTGTTTACAG AAACTCATTGCATATGGGCACATCACTGGCAATGCTCCGGACAGCGGAGCGCCCGGAAAACGGCTGATTGACCGAATAGTGGAAACCATTTGCAATTGCTTTCAGGGTCCTCAAACAGATGAAGGAGTACAACTGCAGATAATTAAG GCTCTTCTCACTGCAGTAACATCTCCATATATAGAAATTCATGAAGGAACAATTCTTCAAACTGTTAGAACCTGCTACAACATCTATCTAGCCAGTAAAAATCTTATTAACCAGACAACTGCCAAAGCTACCCTTACACAGATGCTAAATGTAATTTTTACACGGATGGAAAACCAAGCT TTGCAGGAGTCCCGAGAAGCAGAGCGAACGCAGAAGCCGCAGTCCCCCGCAGTGGCGGGGCCGCGGTCCCCAAGgccggggcagcagcagcacagctcctggggaggcagagctggcaccgCCGGCACCGCGCTGGCCAACGGGGAGCCCAGCGATGGGGAGCCCGGCCCTGCGGAGCCCGGCCCTGCGGAGCCCGGCCgcgggcagctgcagcaggcccCCACCATGCTGGCGGCAG AGGAAACGATTGATGGAGGAAAGGAAATGGTTCAAGGCATCTTGGAAGATGTGGTGGATTCAGCTGTGAAAG TGGCTGAAGAAAAGCAGGTAGCAGAACCTGCCGAGGCTCTGCCTGCATTAGAGACTGCGGATACTCTTCTTTCTGGCTCTAGCAATGAAAATGTACAAACAAATGGGATTCCAGATGATGGGCAGTCTGTTTCCTCCGCTGATAATCTG GAAACAGATGTATCTGGACATCAAGCTGCTGCCAGATTTTCCCATGTTCTACAAAAGGATGCCTTCCTTGTGTTCAGGTCATTGTGCAAGCTCTCCATGAAACCACTGGGGGAAGGACCACCAGATCCCAA ATCACATGAATTGCGTTCCAAGGTTGTGTCTCTCCAGCTGCTTCTCTCAGTGCTGCAGAATGCTGGTCTGGTTTTCAGGACACATGAAATGTTCATCAATGCAATCAAGCAATATCTTTGTGTAGCATTATCTAAAAATGGAGTCTCTTCTGTTCCTGATGTGTTTGAGCTCTCTCTTGCCATCTTCCTCACACTGCTTTCAAATTTTAAGACCcatttaaaaatgcagattGAG GTGTTCTTCAAAGAGATCTTCCTGAATATTCTAGAGACTTCTTCAAGTTCCTTTGAACACAAGTGGATGGTGATTCAGACTTTAACTAGGATTTGTGCAG atGCCCAGTGTGTAGTGGATATTTATGTAAACTATGATTGTGATTTAAATGCTGCTAATATATTTGAACGTCTTGTAAATGATTTATCCAAAATTGCACAGGGACGAAGTGGGCATGAATTGGGAATGACACCTTTACAG GAACTAAGCCTGAGGAAAAAAGGACTTGAATGTttggtttctattttaaaatgtatggtAGAATGGAGCAAAGACCTTTATGTGAACCCCAATCATCAGACTAGCTTGG GTTCATATAAACCATCTGAACAGGAAATGGCTGAAGGTAAATGCCTGGACACTGGAGGGAGACGGAGTAGTGTCAGTTCCTTGGACTCCACTGTATCATCAGGAGTCGGAAGTGTTGGTACCCAGACTGCTGTCCCAGATGATCCAGAGCAATTTGAAGTCATCAAGcaacaaaaggaaataattgAACATGGGATAGAACT GTTTAATAAAAAGCCGAAGAGAGGAATACAGTATCTacaggagcagggaatgctTGGCACTACAACAGAGGACCTGGCACAATTCTTGCACCAAGAGGAACGCCTCTGCTCT ACTCAAGTAGGGGAATTTCTTGGGGAAAGCAGCAAGTTTAACAAGGAAGTGATGTATGCCTATGTAGACCAGCTTGATTTCTGTGGAAAAGACTTTGTCTCTGCTCTGCGTATATTTCTGGAAGGTTTCCGTCTGCCAGGTGAAGCCCAGAAGATTGATAGATTAATGGAGAAGTTTGCTGCTAGATATATTGAATGCAACCAACG gCAAACACTATTTGCTAGTGCAGACACTGCCTATGTTTTGGCATACTCCATTATAATGCTGACTACAGACTTGCACAGTCCACAg gtaaaaaataaaatgacaaaggagCAATACATTAAAATGAATCGAGGAATCAATGACAGTAAAGACCTGCCAGAAGAGTATTTATCCACAATCTatgaagaaatagaaggaaagaagATTGCGATGAAAGAGACAAAAGAATATGCAATTGCAACCAAGTGTAGTAAACCAA GTGTAGCTAATGAGAAGCAGCGGAGGTTGTTGTACAACTTGGAAATGGAACAAATGGCAAAGACAGCCAAAGCCCTCATGGAGGCAGTGAGCCATGCAAAGGCACCTTTCACCAGTGCCACTCACCTGGATCACGTCAGACCCATGTTCAAA CTTGTCTGGACTCCACTGCTGGCAGCTTACAGTGTTGGCTTGCAGAACTGTGATGACCCAGAAGTTGCGTCGCTGTGTTTGGAAGGAATACGCTGTGCCATCAGAATAGCCTGTATCTTTGGAATGCAG CTTGAACGAGACGCTTATGTACAGGCCCTTGCTCGTTTTTCCTTGTTGACTGCCAGTTCCAGCATTACAGAAATGAAACAGAAGAACATTGATACCATTAAGACACTCATTACAGTTGCTCACACAGATGGCAACTATCTTGGCAATTCTTGGCATGAG ATCTTGAAATGTATTagccagctggagctggcacagctcatAGGAACTGGCGTGAAAACGCGGTATTTGTCTGGCTCTGGGCGTGAGAAGGAAGGCAGCATTAAGAGTTATGCGTCTGCAGGAGAAGAGTTTATGAGCCTGGGATTCG GGAACCTCGTTGGGAGTGGGGCTGACAAACGGCACATGGCGAGCATCCAGGAGTCTGTGGGAGAGACCAGCTCGCAGAGTGTGGTGGTAGCAGTAGACAG GATATTCACGGGCTCCACGAGGCTGGACGGGAATGCCATAG TGGACTTTGTGCGGTGGCTGTGCGCTGTGTCCATGGACGAGCTGGCGTCGCCGCACCACCCGCGCAtgttcagcctgcagaagaTCGTGGAGATCTCCTATTACAACATGAACCGCATCAGGCTGCAGTGGTCGAGGATTTGGCATGTGATTGGAGATCACTTCAATAAG GTTGGGTGTAACCCTAATGAAGATGTTGCCATCTTTGCTGTAGACTCATTAAGGCAGCTGTCAATGAAATTTCTTGAGAAGGGAGAGTTAGCCAACTTCCGCTTCCAGAAAGACTTCCTAAGGCCTTTTGAGCATATTATGAAGAAAAACAG aTCTCCGACTATTCGAGACATGGTGATCCGCTGTATTGCTCAGATGGTGAACTCTCAAGCGGGTAACATTCGTTCTggctggaaaaatatttttgctgtcTTTCATCAAGCAGCATCAGACCATGATGGGAATATCGTAGAGCTGGCCTTTCAGACTACAGCACACATAGTTA caaatatttttcaGCAGCATTTTCCAGCAGCAATTGACTCATTTCAAGATGCAGTAAAATGCCTCTCTGAGTTTGCCTGTAATGTTGCCTTCCCAGACACCAGCATGGAAGCCATCAGGCTTATTCGCTATTGTGCAAAATATGTCTCAGAAAGACCACAG GTATTAAGAGAATACACAAGTGATGACATGAATGTGGCTCCTGGGGACAGAGTGTGGGTCAGAGGATGGTTTCCTATTTTGTTTGAACTTTCTTGTATCATCAATCGTTGCAAGTTAGATGTTCGTACAAG AGGCTTAACAGTGATGTTTGAAATCATGAAGAGTTACGGGCATACCTTTGAAAAGCACTGGTGGCAAGACCTGTTTAGAATTGTGTTTCGGATTTTTGATAATATGAAACTCCCTGAGCAACAAACGGAg AAATCAGAGTGGATGACCACGACGTGCAACCACGCCCTTTATGCCATCTGTGATGTGTTCACACAGTTCTATGAAGCTTTGCACGAGATCCTTCTTCCTGACATACTTGCACAGTTACACTGGTGTGTAAAACAAG ATAATGAGCAGTTGGCACGATCAGGTACAAACTGCCTAGAAAACCTGGTAATACTCAATGGACAGAAATTCAGCCCCGAAGTCTGGGGCCAGACATGCAACTGTATGCTAGAAATCTTCAAAACAACTATTCCTCATGT CTTGCTGACATGGAAGCCTGTAGGAATGGAGGAAGATTCATCTGAAAAACACTTG GATTTGGACCTAGATCACCAGTCTTTAAGCAGCATGGATAAAAATGCTTCTGAAAGAGGACAAAGCCAATATTCAAATCCAACAGATGAGAGCTGGAAAGGTGGTCCTTACACAA ACCAGAAACTATTTGCTGGCCTCCTGATCAAGTGTGTGGTACAGCTGGAGTTGATACAGACCATTGACAACATAGTGTTCTATCCAGCAACAAGCAAGAAGGAAGATGCTGAGCACATGGCTGCAGCTCAG CGAGACACATTGGATGCAGTTATCCACATTGACACAGAAGACCAAGGAATGTATAAATATATGTCTTCACATCACCTTTTTAAGTTACTGGATTGTCTGCAAGAGTCTCACTCATTTTCAAAAGCCTTTAATTCAAATTATGAGCAACGAACTGTGTTATGGAGAGCAG GGTTCAAGGGTAAATCAAAACCCAATCTCCTAAAACAAGAGACCAGCAGCCTGGCATGCTGCCTGAGGATCCTGTTCCGGATGTATGTGGACGAGAGCCGGCGGGAGGCCTGGGACGCGGTCCAGCGGCGGCTGCTCAG TGTGTGCAGTGAAGCCCTGGCGTATTTTATTACTGTCAACTCGGAAAGCCACAGAGAAGCCTGGACCAATCTCCTGCTGTTGCTTTTAACAAAAACACTAAAAATCAGTGATGATAAG GGCGCACGCTTCCGCGTATTACCCGTACCTGTGTGA